Part of the Oryzias melastigma strain HK-1 linkage group LG11, ASM292280v2, whole genome shotgun sequence genome, TCTTGCTTCCAGATAATGAAGGAAATACaagaaaatgaaatcaaaatataCGATTTTCCAGAgacagatgatgaagaggaaatgaagtttgtcaaaaaaataaaggtcaCTCCCCCGCCCGCTCCACCTCACACAcatacagaaacacacaaacagtaGAATCGGAATTTTGTGGCTCATGTCAGCATTTGTGAGTAAATTGTGCCATCTGTTCTCCCCCCTCTCTTTCTGCAGGACCGTTTACCCTTAGCTGTGGTGGGCAGCAACACGGTTATTGAAGTTGATGGGAAACGAGTTCGTGGGAGGAAGTATCCCTGGGGGGTGGCTGAAGGTGAGAGCCTCGAGGTCTGCATTGGACCACCCAAAATAGGGTGGAGGGAGCAAACCCAAAGCAGAAGGGTCTCTTCTTTTAGGGGAGGTGTAGCATCCTAAGAATGTGTTTATTGACTGGACAGCATCTGTAAGGTGAGGTCAGGGTCAGGAGGAAGGTCACCCGCTCCATGGTGGCAGTCGTGTGCTGGTGGGCCACCACCTGTCCCCAGAGAGACAGCTGGTTGGCCCACCAGCACTCATAAAGCGGTTCCTCTAGCATCCAGGTTGGTTAAACACAGGAAAACCACTGTTAGGGAATTTTTTCAGAGGAAGCTGCTGTTCATCAATTAAATGTCTAAACTGAAGTCAGATGGTTGTAATTGATAGAATCCCCGACCAGGAAACTGCTGACTGAACATCTGTGACGCCTGCATGCACCCTCACTGTTTCATCATGTCTGTCTGTGTCTTTCAGTGGAGAACTCTGAACATTGTGACTTCTTGATTCTGCGGAACATGCTGATCAGGTGAGTCATTCCGACTTTCCCCTGTCCAGCCTGATCCATAATGATCTCGGCCTGACTATGGATGTTTCAATCAAAAAGGGCTTGTGTGCATATAGAATAAAGAGGTCTTGTAGAGTAATatgttttccaaaacattttaacattggGACGTCACATGTTATAGCTCTGGAGAATGAATCGATGGTGGTTCCAGTGCTCTGGACCTCTTCTGGCCTCATTCAAATGTACCAGGGTACAGTTCTGATTCCATGTGGTATCACAGCAGCCTTAACAGAATTCATCTGATGTGTGATGTCAAAGGAAACCCTGAGCCTGTCAGTTGAGCGTGTGTTCTTCTTCATCTGTAGAACCCACATGCAGGACCTCAAAGACGTGACGAACAACGTTCACTATGAGAACTTCAGAAGCCAGAAGTTGGCTGACGTCACGTGTAACGGTGGGGATAATAAGAACAAGGGAGCGCTAACCAAGTAAGTCATAAGCCCCTcctacacaaacacagaaattgCGTCAAGTTGCGCTTAAAGAGAAGTCATCACTGACGACTAAAGCTGGCGGTTTGATGCAATGAAGCTGGCTGACATTTTTCATGTGGGAAAGAAACTGCGTTACCCACAATGCTGCAGCAAGTCATACTAGGTTCATAAAGCCAACGCCCTCATGTTCTTCTTTAGGCTGGAGCCGGATCAGCTCTTCAAGTAAGGGGCTATGTTACACAGTCCAGTCTTTCTCAATTTATCTGAATGTTAAACttgaagcaaataaaaacatacttataaaaaaaaacgaagtGGTTTTCAACCCCCAGGCTTCAGACTGGTACAAGTCCTTGGGTTACCGGGCtgcagagacaaaaacaaaatgacctaaattttttatgttttgtttataatCTAATTCtgatgagttttattttttaaaatttgcaggattgtgtcaaaataaaaacatctgctaCTTTCTTAAATTGGCTTGAAACTCCCAAACTAGCAAAGTTAgcaagaaacaaacagaaaaaagccagTGAGGAAATAGAGGAACAGCCTTCTGCATTTAACAGCCACAAACCAGgagtttttactcaaaatttgaatttattgcaACAGTTTTTCCCATCCCCATGTTAAATCTGCATAATATTCAGCAGCCGGCTGCATAATGTTATaaagatgctgctaataaagttgctcaaacagaggattcacatttttttatttttgtatttatccatcacaTCTCAAAAGTCGGATGAGGCTGAAGTTGgtgtcttattgtttttttgacttgttttctaaaatgaaggtttgaactgTGTTAAGAGCTTCAACTGTGGAGCTAAAACAACAACTAATGAGTCAAAATGAAACCatcgagtcacatgaccactGTTTGTCAGCCTCCTAAATGTCTGGTAGCCCAAATAGGGATGGGCTCATAGTTTCTCTGATGCAGAAacattttaaggctgttttttttggaGTCTGAAAGAGGAAGGAATGTAGTTGGGGGGCCTCTTTGTCCTCCATAACATACAGCAATGCAAGGACGTGGAGCCACAGAGCCACAGTCGTTGAGCATCTACAGAAACCACATCCTGACACTTTTGACACCGAGAACATGAAGACAAGCTGAAAGTTTCAAAAGCGCCACCTGGTGTCCAGCAGGGGAGTTTAGGGGAAACAAATGAAGCtacatctgatttttttattaaaaactaaaccattattttaatgtacTACCTCGATATTTGAGGAAGACAAGAAGTAAAACTTGaatataaagtttgttttagtccataaaatatactttttaaattaacttaaagcaaaaattagaattttacccattttcagtttatttatgttagcaaaaaagttaaaaaaatctatctcAAGAACCttttgaaaaattataaacATGATTGACATGATTTATGTCTAGGGGATTGTGAAAGAATGTagcataaattgggggctcgtccggggaAAGGGTCTGATGCACCTAAAACTGTACTGCAGGTCAGTGGAGGTCATCACAAGGAGGACAAAGGAGACCCAATAACCCCCACCTGTCACATGTGACCCCTGAAGGGTTCTAATGATGGAACGCTACTACTACTAATTCTGCCTGCAGTAACCTTAACGCCCCCCACAAAACTAACCACGATGACTTTTATCTAGTCTGACAGCACTAACTGTGTCAACATCTGTGATCCACTGAGCACCCCCCCCCTTCATTCACCAGAAGCTAATGCAtggttcatgtttgtttgtttttagaccTGACACAACTGACGCCATGTAAGTGTTGCCTCCTCATCACCTCTTCATCACCCGCTCATTACCACCTCATCTCCTCTTCATTTTCACTTTCCTTGTTGCTTCTGCGCCGCTTCTCCTCAAATGTTTGTAGTTGACATCTGCACACGTGGAGGAGAACAGGTGAACCTCCCGCCTTCAGGCTTCACATCGCTAATTTCTGATTAGTACAGGTGCAAACGTTTATATGGAGGATAGTATGCTTAAAAAATCCAAGATGGCAGACCACAACAATCATCCAGTTTTTAGTAGGtatttttcagtggaaaagaaATTATATGAAAAGAAAGGTTTGGCTCATTTCTCGCAGCTGCAGAACTTTTCCCGTTTCTCCAAACAGAACCGGACTTCTGTGATGTTTCTCAGTAGAGTAGAAGAaagatgtcatttttaaaattatgggGCAAAGCTAAGCGCTAATGATTAAATGTGAACAGCAACCTTGTAATGTTGTTCTGTTGATGAACATGAAGAACATGGAACACCAGCCGTGTGTTTAgagcagggtgtcaaactcaatcccacagggggccaaaatcccccaaaaaaaccttttatgcaggataaaaatgtattgaacacactaaaacgaaatttttaaaaccttaactttttaacattataaacaaatatatatattattacctgtgataatgctagtgtgaatgctgtaagcagaatttagctgctgaagatgctgaaattgatagctaaaaacgctaaagctgttagccagctaaaatattagctaaatgccaaattagcctaaaaaactttaagaaaaatgaaactaggttagccaaaacagctagcatgtagctaaaaaaatagctacatttCAAATTGAGtaagctagcgtgtaaatattagcctaactccaaaacgatctaaaaaaaaattaaaaagaaaagcctaaattatccgaattagctagcatgtagctgaaatattagcttaactccaaaattacctaaaaaaatcttagcaaatgccaaaatagtccaaaaatctagcagaatgccagtttttcaaattttacatttccagaataaatcaacttaaaccttaaataactttcaatattttactctccataaaaatatattttgtccaaacaATACTaattagaaatgagtgcaagataacatcgggccattaataacaatacaataaaatgatctggagggccggattcggcccccgggccttgactttgactcatgtggTTTAGAGGAACGAATCTCAGCAAATGTTTAAGGAGCTTCTGGGTGTTTTGGATAAGATGGGGGTCTCTGCTAAAGCTAGTCTCCTCCTCTTCCGAGGACTTCCAGAGGAGGAAAGAAGgcctttcctcctcctcttttcctcGTTCTTCCCTCTGTCAGGGTCTTCACTGTGTCGGCTGCCTTGCGTGAAGCTGACTTTGTCCCTGCAGGAGTCCTCTGgagcagatggaggaggagcGGCAAGAGCACATGGCCAGGATCAAAAAGATGGAGCGGGAAATGGAGAACGTGTTTGAGATGAAAGtcaaagaaaagctgcagaagcTCAGAGACTCCGAGACTGAGGTGACTGCGCCACAGACCTCGATGTTCTTCGTGTCGCTCTGAATACTCTCGGCTCACGTTGCTTCTGTgggatttcagcttcagaaacGACACGACCAGATGAGCAGGAGCATAGAAGCTCAGTACAAACAGCTGGAGGAGAAACGGCGTCAAATCGAGGAGGAGAAGGCCAGCTGGGAGGCCCAGCAGAGGCTCCTGGAGCAGCAGAAGATGGAGACCCTCAGGTGAGCTGGAGACCCTCTGTTACAGGAGGGGGGGTCCTCACAGATCTTTGGTTCCTGACTGTGCTCTCTGTGTTCAGGAGTCAAGAcaagaacaagaagaagaagatcttTTAACTCAGGAGGACGGGCTGTTGCCCCCCCCCTTCAACGATAACTATGCTCTTCTATTGGGGGTGTTGCTCTGCTCCTCATCCTCTAAAACCAAAGATTAGCTGAGACTTGAGCATCCACCAGGACTCCCCCACCCCAGAGATGGACCTGTCCCTGCAGGAGCAGCCATTTTTGTTCCctttgatttattatattttgttggtgtatttttgaaaatgtatcgaGATGTAAAAAAACGGGGTTTGTGCTGTTGGGGGGGTTAGAGTTCCTTTAGAGTGAGGACGGGCTGAC contains:
- the LOC112160966 gene encoding septin-7 isoform X2; translation: MSTAETLLCEADRRRGVMAQPKNLEAYVGFANLPNQVYRKSVKRGFEFTLMVVGESGLGKSTLINSLFLTDLYSPEYPGPSHRIKQTVQVEQSKVLIKEGGVHLLLTIVDTPGFGDAVDNSDCWESVTKYIDGKFEDFLNAESRVNRRQMPDNRVHCCLYFIAPSGHGLKPLDTQFMKQLHEKVNIIPLIAKADTLTPEECLQFKRQIMKEIQENEIKIYDFPETDDEEEMKFVKKIKDRLPLAVVGSNTVIEVDGKRVRGRKYPWGVAEVENSEHCDFLILRNMLIRTHMQDLKDVTNNVHYENFRSQKLADVTCNGGDNKNKGALTKSPLEQMEEERQEHMARIKKMEREMENVFEMKVKEKLQKLRDSETELQKRHDQMSRSIEAQYKQLEEKRRQIEEEKASWEAQQRLLEQQKMETLRSQDKNKKKKIF
- the LOC112160966 gene encoding septin-7 isoform X1 — encoded protein: MSTAETLLCEADRRRGVMAQPKNLEAYVGFANLPNQVYRKSVKRGFEFTLMVVGESGLGKSTLINSLFLTDLYSPEYPGPSHRIKQTVQVEQSKVLIKEGGVHLLLTIVDTPGFGDAVDNSDCWESVTKYIDGKFEDFLNAESRVNRRQMPDNRVHCCLYFIAPSGHGLKPLDTQFMKQLHEKVNIIPLIAKADTLTPEECLQFKRQIMKEIQENEIKIYDFPETDDEEEMKFVKKIKDRLPLAVVGSNTVIEVDGKRVRGRKYPWGVAEVENSEHCDFLILRNMLIRTHMQDLKDVTNNVHYENFRSQKLADVTCNGGDNKNKGALTKPDTTDAMSPLEQMEEERQEHMARIKKMEREMENVFEMKVKEKLQKLRDSETELQKRHDQMSRSIEAQYKQLEEKRRQIEEEKASWEAQQRLLEQQKMETLRSQDKNKKKKIF